In Apodemus sylvaticus chromosome 8, mApoSyl1.1, whole genome shotgun sequence, one genomic interval encodes:
- the Fam170b gene encoding protein FAM170B: protein MRRNESSPRPGPAFLPEDDIYLAARKQGVLGWSSSPSSQSSSEYQSYSPYQSWNSSKSEEQQETPPESMCALYTHVQTVRGVAVAWETDDGFEPVTRKPLIREAEFIKRQRRKGSSFEMASNTDLRWELEACKHYCPQTEDPVDCCMQELRAPPDWLVTTNHGLRCVACCRVFPTLEALLDHAQHGIQDGFSCQIFFEEMLERRRARDQRQDQQLAEEEQSPSDSSECTRLLNKVLPQQQQEQEQQQQQEQQQQQQQQQQQQQQQQQQQQQQQQQQQQQQQQQQQQKQQQPPQPQPQLQPQKQQQRQQQRQQQQLPRQQQKQQPLQQQGK from the coding sequence ATGAGGAGGAATGAGTCATCTCCGCGGCCAGGGCCTGCCTTTCTCCCGGAGGACGACATCTACTTGGCAGCCCGGAAACAGGGGGTTCTGGGTTGGAGCAGCTCTCCGTCATCCCAGTCGTCTTCCGAGTATCAGTCTTATTCTCCATACCAGTCCTGGAACTCCAGCAAGTCTGAGGAGCAACAGGAGACCCCACCTGAGAGCATGTGCGCCCTGTATACCCACGTACAGACCGTGCGCGGGGTAGCAGTGGCTTGGGAGACTGATGATGGCTTCGAGCCAGTCACCAGGAAACCCCTTATCCGGGAGGCCGAGTTCATTAAGCGTCAGCGGCGGAAAGGCTCCTCCTTTGAGATGGCCTCCAACACAGACCTGCGCTGGGAGCTGGAAGCATGCAAGCACTACTGCCCACAGACTGAGGACCCTGTGGACTGCTGCATGCAGGAGCTACGAGCACCACCAGACTGGTTGGTCACCACCAATCATGGCTTGCGCTGTGTGGCTTGCTGCAGAGTCTTCCCTACGTTGGAGGCGCTACTGGACCATGCCCAGCATGGCATCCAAGATGGCTTCAGCTGTCAAATATTCTTCGAGGAGATGCTGGAAAGGAGGCGTGCCCGGGATCAGAGACAGGACCAGCAGCTTGCAGAGGAGGAGCAGAGCCCTTCGGACAGTAGTGAATGTACCAGACTCCTAAACAAGGTGCttccccagcagcagcaggagcaggagcagcagcagcagcaggagcagcagcaacaacagcagcagcagcaacaacagcagcagcagcagcagcagcagcaacagcagcaacagcagcagcagcagcaacagcagcagcagcaacaacagcagaaacagcagcagccgccacagccacagccacagctacaaccacagaagcagcagcagaggcagcagcagaggcagcagcagcagctgccgcgacagcagcagaaacaacagcCACTGCAGCAACAGGGAAAGTAG